From Alloacidobacterium dinghuense:
CTTACCAGAAGGGCATTCTGGCACAGCGTGGCGTGGAGTACTAGTGAGCGACAGAAAGGGTAGGCATGTCCTGGTTTAAGCGGCAGGAAAACAAAATCGAGAGCGGCGGAGAGAAAACAGTTCGCACCGAGGGACTTTGGATCAAGTGTGAGAACTGCGATCAGGTCATCTTCAAAGCCGATCTTGAAGCCAACTCCTATGTCTGTCCCAAGTGCGGCCATCACTTCCGCATTGGTGCTCGGGCGCGCATCGAAATGCTGCTCGAACCGGGATTCGAAATCGTCGACACCGAACTGAAGTCGACCGATCCGCTGAATTTCAGCGATCTTAAGTCCTACAAATCGCGCCTGAAAAAAGCTCGGCATGATACGGGCCTCAACGACGCCATCATTAATGCATTGGGCCAGCTCGGCCCGCATTCCGTCGTTCTCTCGGTGATGGAGTACGCCTTCATCGGCGGCAGCATGGGAGCAGTCGTGGGCGAAACGATTGCTCGCGCAGTTGATCGTGCCTATGACATGCGCCGACCACTGGTCATTGTTGCCGCATCCGGCGGAGCGCGCATGATGGAAGGTATCGTCAGCCTGATGCAGTTGGCGAAGATTTCCGCAGCGCTTGCCCGTCTCGATGAAGCCAAGGTTCCCTACATCTCAGTTCTCACTGACCCGACCACTGGCGGGGTGACAGCCAGCTTTGCCATGCTGGGTGACCTGAACATCGCCGAGCCGGGGGCGCTCATCGGATTCGCGGGCCCGCGCGTCATTGAGCAGACAATCCGACAGAAGCTTCCTGAAGGCTTCCAGCGCTCAGAGTTCCTGCTGGAGCACGGCTTCCTCGACGCGGTTGTGAACCGCAAGGACATGAAGCCGTACCTGATCCGCGCCCTTGACTTCATGAAGCATTAGAGACATCCATGAAGTCCAGATTCGCAATTCTCGCCAGTCTCGGTAGTGCACTGCTGACAGGCTTGCCGGCCGGAGCACAAACCATTCCGTCGTTCAGCGGCCCTACCCTCGCGAATGACACTCTGCGCTTGCCACCGCCAGCGCCGGGATCCAGAACGATTCTGGTTCTTGGTTTCAGCAAGAAATCGGGCGATGCCTGTAAACCATGGTTCGAGGGCATAACCGCGCAGCTCAAAACGAAACCACAGATCGGCTATTACGAAATGCCGGTATTGGCCGGGGCACCTGGATTTGTCCGCGGCATGATCGTCCACAACATGCGCAGCACCCTGACTCCCGACCAGCAGAAGCACTTCGCGCCCATCATGGAAAACGCGCAGGCATGGAAAGATGCCGTCCACTTTTCCGCACCGGACGATGCCTACGTCGTCATCATTGATGAGCACGGTAACATCTTGTGGCACGATTCCGGCCCTTGGTCGCCAGACAAAGAACGCACACTGCAACAAGCCATTTCCAAGTTATGAAAATGCAGCGACTTGCAGTCCCTCCGCGAGTTCTTTGATCTTCACAAGGATGAAGTCGTCGCCCTTCAGGGTGTCCTCATAGCGCTTTTGTCCTTCGGCTACCTTGGAATAGTCCCCCTGAATGATCTCAAAGGTCGCGCCTCCCTCACTGCGCTTCCTGATCTCGTAGATCATAGTCAGGTAATTTTCCGGAATATCCGGAAAGGCAGAGTTATTCGGGTCGATCACCGTATATTCGAGCCGCCACGGCGCATCCACTGCTACCACCTGACCTTTCACATAGAGCTTGCCGTCCGCCGCGCCTTTCCACAGCAGGCGGGAACCCGGCTTCCAGTCCGTCTCTGCCACGCAGCCAAACATATATTGAGTGATGAACTCATTCTCCGTCAGCACCTTCCACAGCGCTTCCGCCTGGGCATGAACCTCGATCGATTTGCGAATGAATAGTTCTGGCATATCCAAATCTTCCTCGCCACACAATCTAAACTGGAAGCTGCGTCCTTGATTGGAAAAACGCGACAGGAGTCTGCAGCCATTAAACCTGCCGAATATCAGAACGAAGAGTCGTTTGATCCGGAGCTGGGCCAGCCGCGCGGAGTCCTACGGCGACCTCCGCCAGCGGCTGGCAAGTTCCGCCATGCCCGACTATGCGCAGCTCCAGAACTCGCGACATGGATCGATCACTATTGGATGGTGAGCTGGGACCTGCGTGGCCTCGAACCACGGCTGGTCGAAAGCCTGCCCCATCCCAACGTCCACATAGTCTTCGAAAAATCGGAGAGCAAAGCATGGGGCATATCGACTAGCAAGTTCTCACGCGTGCTCGATGGCAAGTCTCATGTCTTCGGCATCAAATTTACCCCCGGCGGATTTTTTCCTTTTCTCGGCAAATCCGTTTCATCGCTGGCGAACAGTTCAATCCCTGTCGAGCAAGTCTTCGGTCGTGAAGTCAAGGCCCTCGAAAGGGTAATTCTCGACACGAACAATGAAAGTGAAATGACTGCTGCTGCCGATGCCTTTTTGACAGAACGCAAGCCGCCGCCCGATGAAAAGGTGGACCTGGCGCGACAACTGGTCGAGCGCATTCTTCACGAGCCAGACATTCTCACGGTCGACGACTACGCCGCGCGCACCCGCATGAGTGCGCGTGCCCTGCAGCGACTCTTCAGCCGCTATGTCGGAGCGACCCCGAAGTGGGTCATTCGTCGTTATCGCCTGCATGAACTATTGGAGCTAATGCACTCGGGCAAACGTCTCGACTGGGCGCAACTCGCAATCGGTCTAGGCTATTTTGACCAGGCGCACCTCATCAACGATTTCAAGTCGATCACGGAATACACTCCTACCGAATACCCCGGCCTCGAGCCCGCTCAGGACAGCTGATCTCGCGAACGAGTATGATTCCTTAGAAAATCGCTTTACTTCAATCGGAGCAGCGGGCTTGAAATTGCGACTTCTCCTATTTCTGGCAATTTCTCTGTTAAGAGCCACGGAATGTCTGGCCGAAACAGGAGAGGCTGCGTGGCTGCGGTACGCGCCAATCAAAGATCCCCATGCCCTCAAGCAATATGCTTCGTTGCCTCAGACTGCAGTCTCGCTCGATCACAGTCTCATCGCGTCCAGCGCAGAAAAAGAGCTGACACGCGGCATCCAAAGCATGCTGGCAAGAACACTGCGCGAAGTACCGAAGCTGCCGAACGAAAACGCATTTGTGCTCGGCACAGTTACAGATCTGCGGTCGCGCTTTTCTGAGTTGCAATCTGGCCAGGTCACCGGAGACGGTTTCTGGCTAAAGACCGTTCATCATCGCGGCCACGCCTACACCGTGATCGCCGGAGCCGACGAGAGCGGAATCTTATACGGCACGTTCGCTCTGCTAAGCCGCGTCGCGCAGCTTCAGGACGTATCAAACCTGGACGACAGGGAAACACCAGCCGAGCCGATTCGATGGGTCGATCAATGGGACAATCTCAACGGAAGCATCGAGCGCGGCTACGCTGGACGATCCATCTTCTTCGACAATGGTCACGTTCGCGCCGATCTCACACGTGTCAACGAATATGCGAGGCTGCTTGCTTCGGTCGGCATCAACGGCTGTAACGTAAACAACGTAAACGCTGCTCCCGATGTCCTGAGCGATGCCTCCCTCAAAGAATTGGCTCGCATTGCCGATGCCTTTCGCCCATGGGGCGTGCGCATGGCGCTCTCGGTCAACATCGCCAGCCCGCAGACGGTCGATAAGCTCGATACGTTCGATCCGCTCGACCCGCGCGTTCAAGCATGGTGGAGCAGCAAAGCAGACGAAATCTATAGACTCATACCAGACTTCGCAGGGTTTACCGTCAAAGCCGATTCCGAAGGCCAGCTTGGCCCCTCAAGCTATGGCCGTACGCCAGCCGACGCAGCAAACGTACTCGCCCGCGCCCTGAAAGCCCACGGCGGAGTCGTCCTTTACCG
This genomic window contains:
- a CDS encoding helix-turn-helix domain-containing protein, coding for MIGKTRQESAAIKPAEYQNEESFDPELGQPRGVLRRPPPAAGKFRHARLCAAPELATWIDHYWMVSWDLRGLEPRLVESLPHPNVHIVFEKSESKAWGISTSKFSRVLDGKSHVFGIKFTPGGFFPFLGKSVSSLANSSIPVEQVFGREVKALERVILDTNNESEMTAAADAFLTERKPPPDEKVDLARQLVERILHEPDILTVDDYAARTRMSARALQRLFSRYVGATPKWVIRRYRLHELLELMHSGKRLDWAQLAIGLGYFDQAHLINDFKSITEYTPTEYPGLEPAQDS
- a CDS encoding SRPBCC family protein: MPELFIRKSIEVHAQAEALWKVLTENEFITQYMFGCVAETDWKPGSRLLWKGAADGKLYVKGQVVAVDAPWRLEYTVIDPNNSAFPDIPENYLTMIYEIRKRSEGGATFEIIQGDYSKVAEGQKRYEDTLKGDDFILVKIKELAEGLQVAAFS
- the accD gene encoding acetyl-CoA carboxylase, carboxyltransferase subunit beta, which translates into the protein MSWFKRQENKIESGGEKTVRTEGLWIKCENCDQVIFKADLEANSYVCPKCGHHFRIGARARIEMLLEPGFEIVDTELKSTDPLNFSDLKSYKSRLKKARHDTGLNDAIINALGQLGPHSVVLSVMEYAFIGGSMGAVVGETIARAVDRAYDMRRPLVIVAASGGARMMEGIVSLMQLAKISAALARLDEAKVPYISVLTDPTTGGVTASFAMLGDLNIAEPGALIGFAGPRVIEQTIRQKLPEGFQRSEFLLEHGFLDAVVNRKDMKPYLIRALDFMKH